Proteins encoded by one window of Anopheles maculipalpis chromosome 2RL, idAnoMacuDA_375_x, whole genome shotgun sequence:
- the LOC126556934 gene encoding soluble guanylate cyclase 88E isoform X1 — translation MYGLLLENLSEYVKAVYGEDKWDDIRRQTGISSPSFSVHDDYDENLLNVLATKAQEILGISERDFMDQMGVYFVNFVSQYGYDRVLSVLGRHMRDFLNGLDNLHEYLKFSYPLMRAPSFICENETRHGLTLHYRTKRKGFVYYTMGQIREVARHFYHKDMQIELVKSDLLGETNHYTFQLTFDNRAFSLATLAMTREEKHLPISASVLFEIFPFCIVFGSDMVVRSIGNSLMVILPDLLSKKITDWFELRRPLIAFKFQTILNRTNNIFELVTVQSVKKRPENQRKTELVLSEDDQEEEVEKRLRLKGQMIYMENWYMIMFLGTPVMPKLTSLISTGLYINDLSMHDFSRDLMLAGTQQSVELKLALDQEQQKSKKLEESMRKLDEEMRRTDELLYQMIPKQVADRLRRGENPIDTCEMFNSVSILFSDVVTFTEICSRITPMEVVSMLNAMYSIFDTLTERNSVYKVETIGDAYMVVSGAPAKEQNHAEKVCDMALDMIEAITDLKDPSTGSHLRIRVGVHSGAVVAGIVGLKMPRYCLFGDSVNTASRMESTSQAMRIHISESTKNLLSSNYRVSERGEIDVKGKGTMKTYWLDYRENRPPLQLLDEDIKSPSIEYIEASKDRRVSIPFPVNFVQQPHKQSLGGLSSAGLEDRRVYSPVTFEDVARRSIANSPVKLHAFGPRGRENRSNSTGHAFMHSVSDVFGSLVNDTEEFLEDLQHRNSLSNTLYSGSTPSPCPFSPPNSQFRTKSKSCYQAQFMDKDHELLSGASNALLQEAPKKPKGILAKAQTVEHASVATYEQKAKARKAKLDAVKHQQTKALEKLDQMVQEIYDADLPGMCFVNPPGSRSDGNICQSNNCTLGSSRSVVDEHTSDTASTACHALYTLNLYFPVSCPPAACVCPPDGSRSQAVPSHSGTVPGPSGGPVPVCEQHAHLPPRHCHGCEPVAGPGPGKVPQSMSFSHPKEHKCCPAAYATHHQNGRHKVHSNACHIL, via the exons ATGTACGGGCTGCTGCTGGAGAACCTGTCCGAATACGTGAAGGCTGTCTACGGAGAGGACAAGTGGGATGATATCCGCCGACAGACGGGCATATCGTCACCCTCGTTCAGCGTCCACGATGACTACGACGAGAATCTGCTCAACGTGCTGGCGACGAAAGCGCAAGAA ATTCTTGGAATATCCGAGCGTGACTTTATGGACCAGATGGGAGTGTACTTTGTCAACTTCGTCAGCCAGTACGGGTACGATCGGGTACTGTCCGTGCTGGGGCGCCACATGCGCGACTTTCTGAATGGGTTGGATAATTTGCACGAATATCTCAAGTTCTCCTATCCGCTGATGCGTGCGCCAAGCTTCATCTGCGAGAACGAAACCCGCCACGGACTGACGCTGCACTATCGGACCAAGCGCAAGGGCTTCGTTTACTATACAATGGGACAAATTAGGGAG GTGGCACGTCATTTCTACCATAAAGATATGCAAATCGAGCTGGTCAAATCGGACCTGCTGGGCGAAACGAATCACTACACGTTCCAGCTGACGTTCGACAACCGGGCGTTCTCGTTGGCTACGTTGGCGATGACACGGGAGGAGAAGCACCTGCCCATTAGCGCCTCCGTACTGTTCGAGATATTCCCCTTCTGTATCGTCTTCGG GTCGGATATGGTTGTCCGAAGTATAGGCAACTCGCTGATGGTCATTCTACCCGATTTACTGTCGAAAAAGATCACGGATTGGTTCGAGCTGAGACGTCCACTGATAGCATTTAAATTCCAAACG ATACTCAATCGCACGAACAACATATTCGAGCTAGTGACAGTGCAGTCAGTAAAGAAGCGGCCAGAAAACCAACGAAAAACGGAGCTCGTACTGTCGGAGGATGATCAGGAGGAGGAGGTTGAGAAGCGGTTGCGACTTAAGGGACAAATGATCTACATGGAGAACTGGTACATGATCATGTTCCTAGGGACTCCAGTTATGCCGAAACTGACCTCCCTTATCAGCACCGGCCTTTACATCAACGATCTGTCAATGCATGACTTCAGCCG AGATCTCATGTTAGCTGGTACGCAACAATCAGTAGAGCTGAAGCTGGCACTCGATCAGGAACAGCAAAAGTCAAAAAAGCTGGAAGAATCGATGCGAAAACTGGACGAAGAGATGCGCCGTACGGATGAGCTGCTCTATCAGATGATCCCGAAACAGGTCGCCGATCGGTTACGACGTGGCGAGAACCCGATCGATACCTGCGAGATGTTCAACAGCGTGTCCATACTGTTCTCGGATGTGGTCACGTTTACTGAGATCTGTTCCCGCATCACACCGATGGAGGTCGTGTCCATGCTGAACGCAATGTACTCCATCTTCGATACGCTTACCGAGCGGAACAGTGTGTATAAG GTCGAAACGATCGGAGATGCATACATGGTAGTCTCGGGCGCTCCCGCCAAGGAGCAGAACCACGCTGAAAAAGTCTGTGATATGGCCTTGGATATGATCGAGGCAATAACGGATTTGAAGGATCCCTCCACAG GATCTCATCTTCGTATACGGGTGGGTGTTCACTCTGGTGCGGTGGTAGCGGGTATCGTCGGTTTGAAGATGCCAAGATACTGCCTATTCGGTGATTCAGTCAACACCGCCTCACGCATGGAGTCAACGAGCCAGGCGATGCGGATACACATATCGGAGTCTACCAAGAATCTGCTCTCGTCCAACTATCGCGTAAGCGAGCGGGGAGAGATCGATGTTAAGGGCAAGGGCACGATGAAGACGTACTGGTTGGACTATCGTGAAAATCGTCCACCGCTTCAGCTGCTGGACGAGGACATTAAGAGCCCATCGATCGAGTATATCGAAGCAAGCAAGGACCGGCGTGTTAGCATTCCGTTTCCGGTCAACTTTGTACAGCAGCCCCACAAGCAATCGCTCGGTGGTCTTAGCTCAGCTGGGCTGGAAGATCGACGCGTATACTCGCCGGTAACGTTTGAAGATGTCGCCCGGCGCAGCATAGCCAACTCTCCGGTGAAGCTGCATGCGTTTGGACCACGTGGTCGAGAAAATCGGTCCAACTCTACGGGCCACGCTTTCATGCACAGCGTGTCGGATGTGTTTGGTTCGCTCGTGAACGACACGGAAGAGTTCCTCGAGGATCTACAGCATCGGAACTCGCTCAGCAACACACTGTACTCTGGGTCTACGCCATCGCCGTGCCCTTTTAGCCCACCGAATTCCCAGTTTCGCACCAAATCCAAATCGTGTTACCAAGCGCAG ttcatgGACAAGGACCACGAGCTACTATCTGGAGCTAGTAACGCATTACTGCAGGAAGCACCCAAAAAGCC CAAAGGCATCCTGGCAAAAGCACAAACCGTCGAACATGCGTCCGTTGCTACGTACGAGCAGAAGGCGAAAGCACGCAAAGCCAAACTGGATGCAGTCAAGCACCAGCAGACCAAGGCCCTGGAAAAACTCGACCAGATGGTACAGGAAATCTACGATGCCGATCTGCCCGGCATGTGCTTCGTCAATCCACCCGGTTCACGGTCCGACGGCAACATCTGTCAGTCGAACAATTGCACCCTCGGTAGCAGTAGGTCCGTAGTGGACGAACACACTAGCGACACCGCTTCCACAGCCTGTCACGCACTCTATACACTCAATCTTTACTTTCCCGTTTCATGTCCACCCGCTGCCTGTGTCTGTCCGCCCGACGGCAGCCGATCGCAAGCGGTTCCATCGCATTccggtacggtaccgggcccGTCCGGTGGACCGGTACCCGTCTGCGAACAGCACGCCCATCTGCCACCGCGTCACTGTCACGGTTGCGAACCGGTTGCCGGGCCCGGGCCCGGCAAGGTGCCCCAGAGCATGAGCTTTTCGCACCCGAAAGAGCACAAGTGCTGCCCGGCGGCGTACGCTACCCATCACCAGAACGGTCGACACAAAGTGCACTCGAACGCCTGTCACATACTCTAG
- the LOC126556934 gene encoding soluble guanylate cyclase 88E isoform X2, with protein MYGLLLENLSEYVKAVYGEDKWDDIRRQTGISSPSFSVHDDYDENLLNVLATKAQEILGISERDFMDQMGVYFVNFVSQYGYDRVLSVLGRHMRDFLNGLDNLHEYLKFSYPLMRAPSFICENETRHGLTLHYRTKRKGFVYYTMGQIREVARHFYHKDMQIELVKSDLLGETNHYTFQLTFDNRAFSLATLAMTREEKHLPISASVLFEIFPFCIVFGSDMVVRSIGNSLMVILPDLLSKKITDWFELRRPLIAFKFQTILNRTNNIFELVTVQSVKKRPENQRKTELVLSEDDQEEEVEKRLRLKGQMIYMENWYMIMFLGTPVMPKLTSLISTGLYINDLSMHDFSRDLMLAGTQQSVELKLALDQEQQKSKKLEESMRKLDEEMRRTDELLYQMIPKQVADRLRRGENPIDTCEMFNSVSILFSDVVTFTEICSRITPMEVVSMLNAMYSIFDTLTERNSVYKVETIGDAYMVVSGAPAKEQNHAEKVCDMALDMIEAITDLKDPSTGSHLRIRVGVHSGAVVAGIVGLKMPRYCLFGDSVNTASRMESTSQAMRIHISESTKNLLSSNYRVSERGEIDVKGKGTMKTYWLDYRENRPPLQLLDEDIKSPSIEYIEASKDRRVSIPFPVNFVQQPHKQSLGGLSSAGLEDRRVYSPVTFEDVARRSIANSPVKLHAFGPRGRENRSNSTGHAFMHSVSDVFGSLVNDTEEFLEDLQHRNSLSNTLYSGSTPSPCPFSPPNSQFRTKSKSCYQAQFMDKDHELLSGASNALLQEAPKKPKGILAKAQTVEHASVATYEQKAKARKAKLDAVKHQQTKALEKLDQMVQEIYDADLPGMCFVNPPGSRSDGNICQSNNCTLGSSSRSQAVPSHSGTVPGPSGGPVPVCEQHAHLPPRHCHGCEPVAGPGPGKVPQSMSFSHPKEHKCCPAAYATHHQNGRHKVHSNACHIL; from the exons ATGTACGGGCTGCTGCTGGAGAACCTGTCCGAATACGTGAAGGCTGTCTACGGAGAGGACAAGTGGGATGATATCCGCCGACAGACGGGCATATCGTCACCCTCGTTCAGCGTCCACGATGACTACGACGAGAATCTGCTCAACGTGCTGGCGACGAAAGCGCAAGAA ATTCTTGGAATATCCGAGCGTGACTTTATGGACCAGATGGGAGTGTACTTTGTCAACTTCGTCAGCCAGTACGGGTACGATCGGGTACTGTCCGTGCTGGGGCGCCACATGCGCGACTTTCTGAATGGGTTGGATAATTTGCACGAATATCTCAAGTTCTCCTATCCGCTGATGCGTGCGCCAAGCTTCATCTGCGAGAACGAAACCCGCCACGGACTGACGCTGCACTATCGGACCAAGCGCAAGGGCTTCGTTTACTATACAATGGGACAAATTAGGGAG GTGGCACGTCATTTCTACCATAAAGATATGCAAATCGAGCTGGTCAAATCGGACCTGCTGGGCGAAACGAATCACTACACGTTCCAGCTGACGTTCGACAACCGGGCGTTCTCGTTGGCTACGTTGGCGATGACACGGGAGGAGAAGCACCTGCCCATTAGCGCCTCCGTACTGTTCGAGATATTCCCCTTCTGTATCGTCTTCGG GTCGGATATGGTTGTCCGAAGTATAGGCAACTCGCTGATGGTCATTCTACCCGATTTACTGTCGAAAAAGATCACGGATTGGTTCGAGCTGAGACGTCCACTGATAGCATTTAAATTCCAAACG ATACTCAATCGCACGAACAACATATTCGAGCTAGTGACAGTGCAGTCAGTAAAGAAGCGGCCAGAAAACCAACGAAAAACGGAGCTCGTACTGTCGGAGGATGATCAGGAGGAGGAGGTTGAGAAGCGGTTGCGACTTAAGGGACAAATGATCTACATGGAGAACTGGTACATGATCATGTTCCTAGGGACTCCAGTTATGCCGAAACTGACCTCCCTTATCAGCACCGGCCTTTACATCAACGATCTGTCAATGCATGACTTCAGCCG AGATCTCATGTTAGCTGGTACGCAACAATCAGTAGAGCTGAAGCTGGCACTCGATCAGGAACAGCAAAAGTCAAAAAAGCTGGAAGAATCGATGCGAAAACTGGACGAAGAGATGCGCCGTACGGATGAGCTGCTCTATCAGATGATCCCGAAACAGGTCGCCGATCGGTTACGACGTGGCGAGAACCCGATCGATACCTGCGAGATGTTCAACAGCGTGTCCATACTGTTCTCGGATGTGGTCACGTTTACTGAGATCTGTTCCCGCATCACACCGATGGAGGTCGTGTCCATGCTGAACGCAATGTACTCCATCTTCGATACGCTTACCGAGCGGAACAGTGTGTATAAG GTCGAAACGATCGGAGATGCATACATGGTAGTCTCGGGCGCTCCCGCCAAGGAGCAGAACCACGCTGAAAAAGTCTGTGATATGGCCTTGGATATGATCGAGGCAATAACGGATTTGAAGGATCCCTCCACAG GATCTCATCTTCGTATACGGGTGGGTGTTCACTCTGGTGCGGTGGTAGCGGGTATCGTCGGTTTGAAGATGCCAAGATACTGCCTATTCGGTGATTCAGTCAACACCGCCTCACGCATGGAGTCAACGAGCCAGGCGATGCGGATACACATATCGGAGTCTACCAAGAATCTGCTCTCGTCCAACTATCGCGTAAGCGAGCGGGGAGAGATCGATGTTAAGGGCAAGGGCACGATGAAGACGTACTGGTTGGACTATCGTGAAAATCGTCCACCGCTTCAGCTGCTGGACGAGGACATTAAGAGCCCATCGATCGAGTATATCGAAGCAAGCAAGGACCGGCGTGTTAGCATTCCGTTTCCGGTCAACTTTGTACAGCAGCCCCACAAGCAATCGCTCGGTGGTCTTAGCTCAGCTGGGCTGGAAGATCGACGCGTATACTCGCCGGTAACGTTTGAAGATGTCGCCCGGCGCAGCATAGCCAACTCTCCGGTGAAGCTGCATGCGTTTGGACCACGTGGTCGAGAAAATCGGTCCAACTCTACGGGCCACGCTTTCATGCACAGCGTGTCGGATGTGTTTGGTTCGCTCGTGAACGACACGGAAGAGTTCCTCGAGGATCTACAGCATCGGAACTCGCTCAGCAACACACTGTACTCTGGGTCTACGCCATCGCCGTGCCCTTTTAGCCCACCGAATTCCCAGTTTCGCACCAAATCCAAATCGTGTTACCAAGCGCAG ttcatgGACAAGGACCACGAGCTACTATCTGGAGCTAGTAACGCATTACTGCAGGAAGCACCCAAAAAGCC CAAAGGCATCCTGGCAAAAGCACAAACCGTCGAACATGCGTCCGTTGCTACGTACGAGCAGAAGGCGAAAGCACGCAAAGCCAAACTGGATGCAGTCAAGCACCAGCAGACCAAGGCCCTGGAAAAACTCGACCAGATGGTACAGGAAATCTACGATGCCGATCTGCCCGGCATGTGCTTCGTCAATCCACCCGGTTCACGGTCCGACGGCAACATCTGTCAGTCGAACAATTGCACCCTCGGTAGCAGTAG CCGATCGCAAGCGGTTCCATCGCATTccggtacggtaccgggcccGTCCGGTGGACCGGTACCCGTCTGCGAACAGCACGCCCATCTGCCACCGCGTCACTGTCACGGTTGCGAACCGGTTGCCGGGCCCGGGCCCGGCAAGGTGCCCCAGAGCATGAGCTTTTCGCACCCGAAAGAGCACAAGTGCTGCCCGGCGGCGTACGCTACCCATCACCAGAACGGTCGACACAAAGTGCACTCGAACGCCTGTCACATACTCTAG